One window of the Actinomyces wuliandei genome contains the following:
- a CDS encoding DUF2079 domain-containing protein: MSALVPALPTVLPAGIVVLVGSWVMISFSVAQWRTMQVPSWDLAIFSELAKAYSRLEAPIVPVKADGYNLLGDHFHPILILLGPVWRLFPSPLALLVVQDLLLAVSAWPLTRLAARLTNPWVGGALGVVYVTSWGLQGAVAAQFHEVALAVPMLAWASAAFVERRWAAVAAWSVPLVLVKEDLGLTVLVIGLVTAWTGWREPNPVRLVGGLRVHARSLGLGLAVFGLLAFLVTTLVLLPALNPEGAWAYGLGSPDGADPSQGSLLARLVTPTVKLETLAVLVATGGVIALRSPWVLVAAPTLAWRFLGSVEFYWEWRSWHYNAVLIPIALGALLDVLARLRARGAGASRSQAPTAPGTSRASAPAGQPERLAPLGPDDGPRRLTGHGWRTAPGWVRVVAAVGLLVPVMTAALTAPHLPLWAMTHDGFGEPSERTRTAQRVIDTVREGASVETDLSLLAYLVPKAEVSWVGTSESDKDYVIVDQWSSAWGGNPPADAAQWAEETSTEGSSYELVLEADGFQVARRVS, encoded by the coding sequence GTGAGCGCCCTCGTGCCCGCGCTGCCCACCGTCCTGCCCGCCGGCATCGTCGTCCTGGTCGGGTCGTGGGTCATGATCTCCTTCTCGGTGGCCCAGTGGCGCACCATGCAGGTCCCCAGCTGGGACCTGGCGATCTTCTCCGAGCTGGCCAAGGCCTACTCCCGCCTTGAGGCCCCCATCGTCCCTGTCAAGGCGGACGGCTACAACCTGCTGGGCGACCACTTCCACCCCATCCTGATCCTGCTGGGACCGGTGTGGCGCCTGTTCCCCTCCCCGCTGGCCCTGCTGGTGGTCCAGGACCTGCTGCTGGCCGTCTCCGCCTGGCCGCTGACCCGCCTGGCCGCACGCCTGACCAACCCCTGGGTGGGCGGCGCCCTGGGAGTGGTCTACGTGACCTCGTGGGGCCTCCAGGGGGCGGTGGCCGCCCAGTTCCACGAGGTGGCCCTGGCCGTGCCCATGCTGGCGTGGGCGTCAGCAGCCTTCGTGGAGCGCAGGTGGGCTGCTGTGGCAGCGTGGTCGGTACCGCTGGTCCTGGTCAAGGAGGACCTGGGGCTGACCGTCCTCGTGATCGGCCTGGTGACGGCGTGGACCGGCTGGCGCGAGCCGAACCCTGTCCGCCTGGTCGGCGGCCTGCGGGTCCACGCGCGCTCCCTGGGGCTGGGACTGGCGGTCTTCGGCCTCCTGGCTTTCCTGGTCACCACCCTGGTCCTGCTGCCGGCGCTCAACCCGGAGGGGGCCTGGGCCTACGGCCTGGGCTCACCTGACGGGGCCGACCCCTCCCAGGGCTCGCTCCTGGCCCGCCTGGTGACCCCGACGGTCAAGCTGGAGACGCTGGCAGTCCTGGTGGCGACCGGTGGCGTCATTGCCCTGCGCTCCCCGTGGGTACTGGTGGCTGCCCCCACCCTGGCGTGGCGGTTCCTGGGCTCGGTCGAGTTCTACTGGGAGTGGCGCAGCTGGCACTACAACGCCGTCCTCATCCCGATCGCCCTGGGTGCCCTGCTCGACGTCCTCGCGCGCCTGAGGGCCAGGGGAGCTGGGGCGTCACGCTCCCAGGCGCCGACCGCTCCGGGGACCTCGCGAGCGTCGGCACCTGCCGGGCAGCCGGAGCGGCTCGCGCCCCTCGGTCCGGACGACGGACCTCGCCGACTCACGGGTCACGGCTGGCGCACGGCGCCCGGGTGGGTGCGGGTGGTGGCAGCCGTGGGACTCCTCGTCCCCGTCATGACCGCCGCCCTCACCGCCCCGCACCTGCCCCTGTGGGCCATGACCCACGACGGCTTCGGGGAACCCTCGGAGCGCACCCGCACCGCGCAGCGGGTCATCGACACAGTCCGTGAGGGCGCGAGCGTGGAGACCGACCTGTCCCTGCTGGCCTACCTGGTCCCCAAGGCGGAGGTGTCCTGGGTGGGAACCAGTGAGTCAGACAAGGACTACGTCATCGTGGACCAGTGGTCCTCGGCCTGGGGAGGCAACCCTCCCGCCGACGCGGCCCAGTGGGCTGAGGAGACCTCCACGGAGGGGTCCTCCTACGAGCTGGTCCTGGAGGCTGACGGCTTCCAGGTGGCCAGACGCGTCTCCTGA
- a CDS encoding amino acid permease: MSTTTEGAGTWNPAEEPQLQRRLSNRHVQLIAIGGAIGTGLFMGSGKTISLAGPGVLIVYALIGAVMFLVMRALGEVLLSDLSYKSFADVAHDLIGPWAGYLTGWTYYFSWLVTAVAEVVVIAGYVAFWWPDLPLWVAPVATISLLLGLNLTTVRAFGEIEFWFSTIKIVAIMALVVVGLVMVVTGFTSPSGAQASLGNIVSEGFMPNGFSGFAMAFQIAVFAFVGTELVGTTAAEAKDPTITLPRAINAIPVRILLFYLGALTVIMAVTPWRQVDADSSPFVSMFSLAGLAAAAGVVNFVVLTAASSSANSGIYSTSRMLYGLSWAGQAPRLFQRLTGRSVPGAALVVTCSALLTSIPLLYMSESVMEAFTIVSAVASVLFLFIWGIIVVSYLRFRVLRAERHRVSAFRLPGGRVAAWVTLGFFAFVVWTLTLADDTRLAVFISPLWFVVVGGSWWVRQRRGR, translated from the coding sequence ATGTCTACCACCACTGAGGGGGCCGGGACCTGGAACCCTGCCGAGGAGCCCCAGCTGCAGCGGAGGCTGTCCAACCGTCACGTCCAGCTTATCGCCATCGGCGGGGCGATCGGGACCGGCCTGTTCATGGGCTCGGGCAAGACGATCTCCCTGGCCGGGCCCGGCGTCCTCATCGTCTACGCCCTGATCGGCGCCGTCATGTTCCTGGTCATGCGGGCGCTAGGAGAGGTGCTGCTCAGCGACCTGAGCTACAAGTCCTTCGCCGACGTCGCCCACGACCTGATTGGCCCGTGGGCGGGCTACCTGACCGGGTGGACCTACTACTTCAGCTGGCTGGTGACGGCGGTGGCCGAGGTTGTCGTCATCGCAGGCTACGTCGCCTTCTGGTGGCCGGACCTGCCGCTGTGGGTGGCCCCGGTGGCCACCATCTCCCTGCTCCTGGGGCTCAACCTGACCACGGTGCGGGCCTTTGGCGAGATCGAGTTCTGGTTCTCCACCATCAAGATCGTGGCCATCATGGCACTGGTGGTGGTCGGCCTGGTCATGGTGGTTACCGGCTTCACCTCGCCTAGCGGGGCGCAGGCCTCCCTGGGCAACATCGTGAGCGAGGGGTTCATGCCCAACGGCTTCAGCGGCTTCGCCATGGCCTTCCAGATCGCGGTCTTCGCCTTTGTCGGCACCGAGCTGGTGGGCACGACGGCGGCGGAGGCCAAGGACCCCACGATCACCCTGCCCCGGGCGATCAACGCCATCCCGGTACGTATCCTCCTCTTCTACCTGGGCGCGCTCACGGTCATCATGGCAGTGACTCCGTGGCGCCAGGTCGACGCCGACTCCAGCCCGTTCGTGTCCATGTTCTCCCTGGCGGGCCTGGCCGCAGCCGCCGGGGTGGTCAACTTTGTCGTGCTGACCGCCGCGTCCTCCAGCGCGAACTCGGGTATCTACTCCACCTCCCGGATGCTGTACGGACTGTCCTGGGCGGGCCAGGCACCCCGGCTCTTCCAGCGACTGACGGGACGGTCCGTGCCCGGGGCGGCCCTGGTGGTCACCTGCTCGGCGCTGCTGACCTCCATCCCCCTGCTCTACATGTCGGAGTCCGTCATGGAGGCCTTCACTATTGTCAGCGCGGTGGCCAGCGTGCTGTTCCTCTTCATCTGGGGGATCATCGTGGTGTCCTACCTGCGTTTCCGGGTGCTGCGTGCCGAGCGCCACCGCGTAAGCGCCTTCCGACTTCCTGGCGGCAGGGTGGCGGCCTGGGTGACCCTGGGCTTCTTCGCGTTCGTGGTGTGGACGCTGACTCTGGCTGACGACACCCGGCTGGCGGTGTTTATCTCGCCTCTGTGGTTCGTGGTAGTGGGCGGCTCCTGGTGGGTGCGCCAACGGCGGGGGCGTTAG